The genomic region TTAGTTTAATataatgctcatatagattaaatccttcatcttggtgtagtctagccactggtattgcttatacaaatctaagagcaatcttatacttgtatcttttagaaggcaatgggtcaatttgtaaTGGTTTTCTTATtcattcttatatatgtctaaccatgcatctAGTGACTTAGTTGAAGTGTTgggtattccagatacagatacaggtccacttttcacatgCACAGTAACATTTTTGGCAATTTCTATTGAATGGTTGCCTTCTAAACATCAAAACCAGTAGCCTAGACAAGTCTTGGGCACAGAGTCACTTAGAAAAAAGTGTAGATAATAACCCTTGCTAGCTTGTTAAAGTATATGTTTAGGATCTGTGATAGTGAAACATGAGGCTTTACTATCATGGGTTGTAGAAATGCACTGGATAGGTTAATGAGAGCTATCTCATGCACTGTTTTGACTCAAGAAAATTATTTAATGAACTACTGTCATATTCACTAATTGATTGGTTATGGGTGTAAGGTTTGTGACAGTAAGACGTAAGTCTTACTATCATAAATGGTATATGCATACTCAACCAGTCAGTGAATACAAACAGTAGAACAACTTTAAACAAAACCCCTAGTTTTTACCATATAAAAAAAACCTTGGAGACCtaggaaaacaaaacaaaacaaatagacTACTCAAACTACGTTGAAACGacacttagggaaaacaaaacaTCCAAACTAGAGTGCAACAACACTTTTATTGAAAGCTGGAAACCTCTACTAATATACACAGAAAACTCTCATACCTCAAAGCAACGTTTGAGGTGTACCCCATTCATAGGGATAGGTAACAACTATCCTTACATGGTTGAGAGCTGAAATGCATTGTGCTCCTTGCACTCAAATATGATGAAGGGTCCATTCTAGAAATTTTCGAACTTGGTGTGCTTCCTTGGCTTACTCTTCAACTCATCCCACTTTAACGCAatatctccctctttgaagatttTGGGAGTTGCTTTCTTATCAAAGACCCTTTTCATTTAGAGTTGCTGATACTCCATTACCTTTATGGGTTTATCTCTAGATTACTTCAACTCTAATAACTCAAAATACCTCACCTCCATAGGATCATTTGCTTCAAAACTGCCTAGAGCATTCGCAAGATCAAGTAAAGGAAGCTCAGTAGAAATCGGAAGCCTTGCCTCTTTACCATATACCATCTTATAGGGTGAGATACCAATGGATGTTTTATGAGTAATTTTATCTACCCACAAAGAAGATTTCAACTTATTGTGCCAATCCCTCTGATTATCCTGCAGAGTCCTCTTGATAatccttattaggttctcattaGTTGATTCCGCCAAACCATTACCCTGTAGGTAATAATTAGAGGATGTGTTCAAATAGATGCCATTTTTAACTGCCGAGTCACTCACCCTTAAACCAACAAAAACCAAAGCATTATCAGATATGATAGATTCAGGAACCCCAAATCTAGTTACTAAATCATCATAGAAATTCAAACTAGCTGATTCATTGGATTCTTTCAGAGCCACTGCTTCAGTCCATCTTGTAAAATAGTCAGTAGCAGTAATAACCCACCTATGCccaacacttgaaggtggatttatggTGCCAATAAAATCAATTCCCCATTTCATAAAAGGTTGATATACCTAAATAGGCTGCAATGGC from Cryptomeria japonica chromosome 3, Sugi_1.0, whole genome shotgun sequence harbors:
- the LOC131062675 gene encoding uncharacterized protein LOC131062675, coding for MKWGIDFIGTINPPSSVGHRWVITATDYFTRWTEAVALKESNESASLNFYDDLVTRFGVPESIISDNALVFVGLRVSDSAVKNGIYLNTSSNYYLQGNGLAESTNENLIRIIKRTLQDNQRDWHNKLKSSLWVDKITHKTSIGISPYKMVYGKEARLPISTELPLLDLANALGSFEANDPMEVRYFELLELK